Below is a genomic region from Echinicola rosea.
AAAGCGTATGTACTTTCTCCAGTGAGTGAGTCAGATGAGTATTTTATGGATCCTAAGGTCATGGCTCATGTGAGGGAGGGAATTGCAGACTATGAAGCAGGTAGAGTTGTTAAAATGACCAAAGAAGAGCGGAAAAAAATGCTTGGGCGATGAACTTTGAAGTGGACTTTACTGAAAGGGCACTTAAGGATATCAAGCGGCATATAAAGTCTGGAAACAAAAGATTGTTGGACAAGTTAGATCAGCTGTTGGATGAACTTGAATATCATCCTGAAACCGGAACTGGAAAACCGGAGAAGCTCAAACATATTTCCGGTTATTGGTCGAGAAGGATAAATAAGAAGCACCGTTTGGTTTATACAATTGACGGTAAGAAGATTGTTGTTACCGTCATTTCTGCCTATGGCCATTATGAAGACTGATGGATGAAATGCTGACGGAATTATACCTATTACGTTACGATCTCACTGGTTTTTGAATCCAGCAGTTTTCCTTTTTCGCATTTAAGAATCCTATAGGGGTACTTGTTGAGCAAATCATGGTTATGGGTGGCCATAAGTACCGCAGTTCCCTGTTTGTTGATTTCTTGAAAGAGTTTAAAGATACCGTCGGCCACTTCGGGGTCAAGATTTCCAGTAGGTTCATCGGCCAGGAGAATAGAAGGATGGTTGAGCAGGGCACGGGCAATGACCACCCGCTGCTGTTCGCCGCCGGAGAGCTGATGGGGCATTTTGGTCGCTGCACCGCCCAGTCCGACGCGCATGAGCACTTCTACCATTCTGGTTTTCATCTTGGACTTATCCTTCCAGCCTGTGGCACGCATGACGAAGTAGAGGTTTTCGGCGACAGTCCTATCGGTAAAGAGCTGAAAGTCCTGAAACACAATGCCAAGTTTTCTGCGGAGGAAAGGGACTTCTTTGGTTTTGATCTTTTGAAGGTCGTATCCAACGATTTTGCCATAGCCCATCTTCAGTGGTAGATCGGCATAGAGCGTTTTTAGGAGGGAACT
It encodes:
- a CDS encoding type II toxin-antitoxin system Phd/YefM family antitoxin — its product is MLVISSREFRDNQKKYLDMVDNDQHIIIQRGKDKAYVLSPVSESDEYFMDPKVMAHVREGIADYEAGRVVKMTKEERKKMLGR
- a CDS encoding Txe/YoeB family addiction module toxin, encoding MNFEVDFTERALKDIKRHIKSGNKRLLDKLDQLLDELEYHPETGTGKPEKLKHISGYWSRRINKKHRLVYTIDGKKIVVTVISAYGHYED
- a CDS encoding cell division ATP-binding protein FtsE, which gives rise to MVFSSEPVVRLDKACVFQGITAILQDVSFDIDKDEFVFLIGRTGSGKSSLLKTLYADLPLKMGYGKIVGYDLQKIKTKEVPFLRRKLGIVFQDFQLFTDRTVAENLYFVMRATGWKDKSKMKTRMVEVLMRVGLGGAATKMPHQLSGGEQQRVVIARALLNHPSILLADEPTGNLDPEVADGIFKLFQEINKQGTAVLMATHNHDLLNKYPYRILKCEKGKLLDSKTSEIVT